Proteins encoded by one window of Panicum virgatum strain AP13 chromosome 7N, P.virgatum_v5, whole genome shotgun sequence:
- the LOC120683847 gene encoding uncharacterized protein LOC120683847 has translation MKDLVSCFSEHAVRISDVACSGAANAAAGAPSLAGGGGGRPAAAVSAVTTVYRSRLSASGKELLLEVTWSRATDGPALSVAVHEATAAPRHRAAAAPRHLHKKKGSGTFTAGSCVVGVFWDYAAARYAAGGAGPEPASGFYVAVVADAEFVLLLGDRSRGYVERLHGGIPIAGSRMARRRERFVGCGCWSTRARFLEAGAEHEIGVVVLDGDAEAWVTVDGRKVVQLRRLRWNFRGSHTIFVDGGAPVDMTWDLHGWLFHAGAEPPHASSSSSSSSATSCAVFTFQARGASETRLWTEDDDASAGEELEKPAAPASARRQKPGGGGASGQGFCLLIQGFRGFSKST, from the coding sequence ATGAAGGACCTGGTGTCGTGCTTCAGCGAGCACGCCGTGCGGATCTCCGACGTCGcctgctccggcgccgccaatgcggcggcgggcgccccGAGCCTCgccgggggaggcggaggcaggccggcggcggcggtcagcgCGGTCACCACCGTGTACCGGTCCCGGCTCTCGGCGTCCGGCAAGGAGCTGCTCCTCGAGGTCACGTGGTCGCGGGCGACCGACGGTCCCGCGCTCTCCGTCGCCGTCCAcgaggccaccgccgcgccgcgccaccgcgccgccgccgcgccgcgccacctGCACAAGAAGAAGGGGAGCGGGACGTTCACGGCGGGGAGCTGCGTGGTGGGCGTCTTCTGGGACTACGCCGCGGCGCGgtacgccgccggcggggccggGCCCGAGCCGGCCTCCGGGTTCTACGTCGCCGTCGTGGCGGACGCAGAGTTCGTGCTCCTGCTGGGCGACCGGAGCCGCGGGTACGTCGAGCGGCTGCACGGCGGGATACCGATCGCGGGCTCCCGGATGGCGCGGCGCCGGGAGCGGttcgtcgggtgcggctgctgGTCCACGAGAGCCCGGTTCCTGGAGGCCGGCGCGGAGCACGAGATCGGCGTCGTGGTGCTGGACGGCGACGCTGAGGCCTGGGTCACCGTGGACGGCCGCAAGGTGGTGCAGCTCCGCCGGCTGCGGTGGAACTTCCGCGGCAGCCACACCATCTTCGttgacggcggcgcgccggtgGACATGACGTGGGACCTGCACGGCTGGCTATtccacgccggcgccgagccgccccacgcgtcctcctcctcctcctcctcttccgccacCTCCTGCGCCGTGTTCACGTTCCAGGCGCGCGGCGCGTCGGAGACAAGGCTGTGGACGGAGGACGACGACGCCAGCGCCGGCGAGGAGCTGGAGAAGCCGGCAGCTCCGGCGAGCGCCCGGCGACAGAAGCCCGGAGGCGGAGGGGCATCGGGGCAGGGGTTCTGCCTGCTGATCCAAGGCTTCAGGGGCTTTTCCAAGAGCACTTAA